In Populus alba chromosome 9, ASM523922v2, whole genome shotgun sequence, a genomic segment contains:
- the LOC118035244 gene encoding neutral ceramidase 1, with the protein MECYPLSNLYLQRPIWFLISLVFLLLLLLNGRVVLSDPNYLIGLGSYDITGPAADVNMMGYANTEQIASGIHFRLRARSFIVAQPQGNRVVFVNLDACMASQLVTIKVIERLKARYGDLYTEKNVAISGIHTHAGPGGYLQYVVYIVTSLGFVRQSFDALVDGIEKCIIQAHENLQPGSIFVNKGEILDAGVNRSPSAYLNNPAEERSKYKYDVDKEMTLLKFVDAKWGPVGSFNWFATHGTSMSRTNSLISGDNKGAAARFMEDWFRHSGIGNLYSDEGVADGIPRRVSNIIPGLHDNHHKLLELAASFQSPPGRPATKILSVARRVRGALRQADKPGFVSAFCQSNCGDVSPNVLGAFCTDTGLPCDFNHSTCGGKNELCYGQGPGYPDEFESTRIIGERQLKKAVDLFNTASEKLIGKVDYRHSFVDFSQLEVTLPKQGGGSEVVKTCPAAMGFGFAAGTTDGPGAFDFKQGDDEGNAFWRLVRNLLKTPGKEQVDCQHPKPILLDTGEMKKPYDWAPSILPIQILRVGQLVILSVPGEFTTMAGRRLRDAVKTVLMSGGNKKFNSNVHVVIAGLTNTYSQYVTTIEEYEMQRYEGASTLFGPHTLSAYIQEFKKLAAALTSGQSVEPGPQPPDLLEKQISLLTPVVMDATPPGVHFGDCSSDVPLNSTFKRGDTVKVVFWSACPRNDLMTEGTFSLVEILQGKDTWFPAYDDDDFCLRFKWSRPSKLSTRSHATMEWRIPQSANPGVYRIRHFGAAKSLLGSIRHFTGSSSAFVVT; encoded by the exons ATGGAGTGTTATCCTCTCTCgaatctttatcttcaaagaccaatttggttcttgatttctttagtattcttgctgctgctgctgctaaatGGTAGAGTAGTGTTATCTGATCCCAACTACTTAATTGGGCTTGGAAGCTATGACATCACTGGACCAGCTGCTGATGTTAACATGATGGGTTATGCTAACACAGAACAGATTGCTTCTGGTATTCACTTCAGGTTGCGAGCTCGTTCTTTTATTGTGGCTCAGCCCCAAGGGAACCGTGTTGTGTTTGTTAATCTTGATGCTTGTATGGCCTCTCAACTTGTCACTATTAAAGTTATTGAGAGGTTGAAGGCAAG GTATGGTGACCTCTATACTGAAAAGAATGTTGCTATTAGTGGCATTCATACTCATGCTGGTCCTGGGGGGTATCTTCAGTATGTTGTGTATATTGTGACATCTCTTGGATTTGTGCGTCAATCATTCGATGCGCTTGTTGATGGCATTGAGAAATGCATAATTCAAGCTCATGAAAATCTCCAACCCGGATCGATTTTTGTGAATAAGG GAGAGATCTTAGATGCCGGTGTAAATCGCAGCCCCAGTGCATATCTTAATAATCCTGCTGAAGAGCGCAGCAAATACAAGTATGATGTTGACAAAGAAATGACCCTTTTGAAGTTTGTAGACGCTAAGTGGGGTCCAGTAGGTAGCTTCAATTGGTTTGCAACCCATGGAACTTCTATGAGTCGCACGAACTCGTTGATAAGTGGGGATAACAAGGGGGCAGCAGCACGATTTATGGAAGACTGGTTTCGGCACAGTGGTATTGGAAACTTGTATTCTGACGAAGGTGTAGCTGATGGAATCCCTCGAAGAGTCTCGAATATTATCCCAGGCTTGCATGATAATC ACCATAAGCTACTGGAGCTTGCAGCATCCTTCCAGTCTCCTCCTGGCCGACCTGCAACAAAGATTCTTAGTGTTGCAAGGCGTGTCAGGGGTGCTCTCAGGCAGGCTGACAAACCTGGATTTGTGTCTGCATTTTGCCAATCAAACTGTGGTGACGTTAGCCCCAATGTGCTAGGAGCTTTCTGTACAGACACTGGACTACCTTGTGATTTCAATCACAGTACCTGTGGTGGGAAGAATGAGTTGTGCTATGGCCAAGGGCCAGG TTACCCTGATGAATTTGAAAGTACCCGTATCATTGGAGAGAGGCAACTAAAAAAAGCTGTGGATCTTTTCAACACAGCATCAGAGAAATTAATTGGAAAGGTCGATTATCGCCACTCTTTTGTAGACTTCTCCCAGCTGGAAGTGACACTTCCCAAACAGGGAGGAGGTTCTGAGGTAGTAAAAACATGTCCTGCTGCAATGGGTTTTGGATTTGCTGCTGGAACAACAGATGGACCTGGAGCTTTTGATTTCAAGCAAGGAGATGACGAG GGAAATGCCTTCTGGAGACTGGTGCGCAACTTATTAAAAACACCAGGAAAGGAACAAGTTGATTGCCAGCATCCAAAGCCCATCTTGCTTGATACTGGTGAAATGAAGAAACCATATGATTGGGCG CCCTCTATCCTTCCAATCCAGATTCTCCGTGTAGGGCAGCTAGTCATCCTCAGTGTACCTGGAG AATTTACAACCATGGCTGGGAGGCGTCTTAGAGATGCTGTCAAGACAGTGCTCATGAGTGGtgggaataaaaaatttaacagtaATGTTCACGTTGTTATAGCAGGATTGACTAACACCTATTCACAGTACGTGACCACCATTGAAGAGTATGAAATGCAGAGATATGAG GGTGCCTCCACGCTCTTTGGGCCACACACTCTCAGTGCCTACATTCAGGAGTTCAAGAAGCTTGCAGCTGCTCTTACCAGTGGCCAGTCAGTCGAGCCCGGTCCGCAACCCCCTGATCTTCTGGAAAAACAAATAAGCTTACTTACACCAGTTGTAATGGATGCAACCCCACCTGGTGTCCATTTCGGTGATTGCAGCTCCGATGTACCCCTGAACTCCACTTTCAAAAGAGGAGATACAGTCAAAGTAGTTTTCTGGTCAGCTTGCCCAAGGAATGACCTGATGACAGAAGGCACCTTTTCCCTTGTGGAGATCCTCCAAGGAAAGGACACCTGGTTCCCAGCATATGACGATGATGATTTCTGCCTTCGCTTCAAGTGGTCGAGACCTTCAAAACTGAGCACTCGTAGTCATGCAACCATGGAATGGAGGATCCCGCAGTCTGCCAATCCCGGTGTCTATAGAATAAGACATTTTGGAGCTGCAAAGAGCCTTCTAGGCTCTATTCGCCATTTCACCGGTTCATCAAGTGCTTTTGTGGTGACATGA
- the LOC118035243 gene encoding cytosolic enolase 3: protein MSVQEYLDKHMLSRKIEDAVNAAVRAKTPDPVLFISNHMRKVVPSVITKIKGRQILDSRGIPTVEVDLFTNKGSFRASVPSGHVTGMYEAVELRDGDKGMYLGNSVTRAVKNINEKISEALIGMDPTLQSQIDQAMIDLDKTEKKGQLGANAMLAVSIAACKAGAAEKEIPLYKHISDLSGKTNLTLPVPAFTVISGGKHAGNNLAIQEIMILPIGASRFEEALQMGSETYHHLKAVIKEKYGEQGCNVGEDGGFSPNLSSVQEGLNLVKEAISRTGYGEKIKMAIDVAATTFCMGTKYDLDYKFENKSGQNFKSGDDMIKMYEELCAAYPIVSIEDPFDKEDWEHVKRLSDLGLCQVVGDALLMSNHKRIERAIHESSCTALLLKVNQIGTVTEALEVVKLAKDAHWGVVVSHRSGETEDSFIADLSVGLAMGQIKTGAPCRGERLAKYNQLLRIEEELGDQAVYAGEDWRAT, encoded by the exons ATGTCGGTGCAGGAATACCTAGACAAGCACATGCTCTCTCGTAAAATCGAAGACGCCGTCAATGCGGCCGTCAGGGCCAAAACTCCCGATCCTGTTCTCTTCATA TCAAATCACATGAGAAAAGTGGTTCCGTCAGTGATAACGAAAATAAAAGGGAGGCAGATCCTGGATAGCAGAGGGATTCCTACTGTTGAAGTTGACTTGTTCACCAACAAAGGCAGCTTCCGTGCATCTGTTCCTAGCGGTCATGTTACTGGCAT GTATGAAGCTGTTGAACTGAGAGATGGGGACAAAGGAATGTATCTCGGAAACAGTGTGACTAGAGCTGTTAAGAACATTAATGAGAAGATATCTGAAGCACTGATTGGCATGGACCCGACACTTCAGTCTCAAATTGATCAGGCTATGATAGACTTGgacaaaacagaaaagaag GGTCAGCTTGGAGCAAATGCTATGTTAGCTGTGTCAATTGCTGCATGCAAAGCTGGAGCCGCTGAAAAGGAG ATTCCACTTTACAAACACATTTCTGATCTTTCCGGCAAAACCAACTTGACTCTTCCTGTCCCAGCTTTCACTGTCATAAGTGGTGGAAAACATGCAGGGAACAATCTAGCCATTCAG GAAATCATGATTCTTCCAATTGGAGCCAGCAGATTTGAGGAGGCACTACAAATGGGTTCCGAAACATACCATCATCTAAAg GCtgttataaaagaaaaatatggtgAACAAGGATGCAATGTTGGTGAAGATGGTGGTTTTTCTCCAAACTTATCCAG TGTTCAAGAAGGATTGAATCTTGTTAAAGAGGCTATCAGCAGAACAGGGTACGGTGAGAAAATTAAGATGGCCATTGATGTCGCTGCTACCACCTTTTGCATGG GTACCAAGTATGATTTGGACTACAAATTCGAAAATAAATCTGGGCAGAATTTCAAGTCAGGAGATGATATGATTAAGATGTACGAAGAACTATGTGCTG CGTACCCAATTGTTTCGATTGAAGATCCATTTGATAAGGAGGATTGGGAACATGTCAAGCGTTTATCTGACCTTGGACTTTGTCAG GTTGTAGGGGATGCCTTATTGATGTCAAATCACAAACGTATTGAAAGAGCAATACATGAGTCCAGTTGCACTGCACTTCTTCTCAAG GTAAATCAGATTGGGACAGTAACAGAAGCCCTTGAAGTGGTGAAGCTGGCAAAGGATGCCCACTGGGGTGTGGTGGTATCTCATAGAAGTGGAGAAACAGAAGATTCTTTTATAGCTGATTTATCTGTTGGCCTTGCCATGGGTCAGATCAAAACAGGCGCTCCTTGCAGGGGAGAGCGACTAGCAAAATACAACCAG TTGCTTCGGATTGAGGAAGAACTGGGTGATCAAGCAGTTTATGCAGGTGAAGATTGGAGAGCAACCTGA